In Oceanispirochaeta sp., the DNA window TTATCCTGGGACTCCTTAATGATACAGGTCTGTGTGGAAGCGGGAAATGTGAAGGCTGCAGCTGCTCCACCAAGATACAGACCATGAAATTATCTCTCCCTGAAAACTCACCCCTCACCACCGGGATGGATGTGGAAATGATTGCCCCCAAATCTTTAAAGGCGGACTGGTTTCTCCTCATCGTCCTTCCGGTCTTTTTTATCGTCTTGATCTCACTGTTACCCGGATTTACTGATTGGCAGGTTGATGAGCAAAGCAGGAATCTTTTTGCCCTGGGAGGCGGAATCCTGGGGTTTGCAGGTTCTGCTTTGCTATTGAAACTACTAAGAAAGAATCAGACCATAGAACTTGTTGCCCTTTCCAGGGACGATCAAGTTTGATTCTCATCATGGCAGGCACTGGCATATTTCGACATGTCGACCCAGTCTGCATCCAGCTCTGACTTGGGTATACGGCCTCGTCTATAGAGACCGGGGTTTCCCATATCCAGAAAGGGCTGAATCTTCTCCCAGGACAGTTCTGTCTCTTCGGCGCTGACAAACAGGGTCTGATCTCCCTTGAGGGCGTCTTGAAGGAGTTTCTGGTAGGCATCGGGAATATCACCATTGTAGGAAGAGGAATAACAGAAGTCCATATCCGTGGTGGTGATATCCTTATCACTGCCGGGTATTTTTGTTGAATGATCGATGATGATGGAAGAGTCGGGTTGTATCTGAATCAGTATTTTATTTTTTTCCAGCTCGTTATTCTGATTAAACAGGAGACGGGGAACCTTCTTCAGGGTGATGGCGATACTGGTCATCTTCTCTCCTACAGCCTTCCCGGTTCTGATATAAATAGGAACACCTGTCCACCGAAAGCTGTTAATTTCCAGTTTCATCTCTGCATAGGTCTCTGTTTCTGAATCAGAGGGAATTTTGGGTTCTTTCTGATAACCCTCATACTGTTTTAT includes these proteins:
- a CDS encoding SoxR reducing system RseC family protein; this translates as MSKYARILEIKDNRVILGLLNDTGLCGSGKCEGCSCSTKIQTMKLSLPENSPLTTGMDVEMIAPKSLKADWFLLIVLPVFFIVLISLLPGFTDWQVDEQSRNLFALGGGILGFAGSALLLKLLRKNQTIELVALSRDDQV